A window of Paenibacillus polygoni contains these coding sequences:
- a CDS encoding methyltransferase domain-containing protein, with protein MINSKEYWDKRFVENWEENSGRRQTMFFCNISVNLFPEWFVEDLEEGLTFGDVGCAEGDCTNYLANRFPNSIFTGIDFSTEAIDKAAKHYPNVNYIAADITNLNRTYDVIYSSNTLEHFHRPLEIMQHLFRCSNKYVVILIPFQERMRFDEHFYTFEYSDFPLENGGFSLVYAREYDCSQVENIFWSGKQLLVIYQRKNNHSKRQLSLHDFVGDLSENYNSLSIKFKDINSSYARVENLIEALSDKQAEIVKDYEIKLRMAQQQLWEEQTSKGKLEITLENERQKRQILEDQEKWLLNENYQYSYELKKIYASGFWKLALAYYKVRDHTPVIKHGFKALRFIKNHGFKNFYKVCRHKLKTRGNQTKLNELETNQLESIYSKLVEQYKNKEIKGVAIIPSAFPFDELYNQRTINLAKYLSQQKIACLFLVWQWKRDEITDRPFEVVYPHVYSIPMYSIIDRPEQLVLLEEIKFKYAFYNTPSSSYMDFIPSVREHGFKLIYDIMDDWEEFYKVGQAPWYSGEAEESLVLQSDLVIAVSEPLLSKFKFLRNDIKCIGNGFYADLLGDSNVSCKKPNGKSIIHIGYFGHLTESWFDWDILFDMAENNNNIMLHIIGYGASEAILGRLKKYKNISYYGKVKPDELIKHVRNWHVGIIPFKQSTLSLAVDPIKVYEYLYFGLPTVVTGIPHLQKYPNVIVVENDADNFMNAVQMSYDNVVRETIDYRIIQEFLEETKWEKRFESFIAEDDSSNFVRLYRNE; from the coding sequence ATGATAAACAGTAAGGAATATTGGGACAAAAGATTTGTTGAAAATTGGGAAGAAAATTCGGGTAGAAGACAAACAATGTTTTTCTGCAATATTTCAGTCAATTTGTTTCCAGAATGGTTTGTTGAGGATCTGGAAGAAGGTCTTACGTTTGGCGATGTAGGTTGTGCTGAAGGGGATTGTACTAATTATTTAGCTAATAGATTCCCTAATAGTATATTCACAGGAATTGACTTCTCTACCGAAGCAATAGATAAAGCAGCGAAACATTATCCAAATGTGAATTATATAGCTGCTGATATTACCAATTTAAATCGCACGTATGATGTAATCTATAGTTCCAATACCTTAGAGCATTTCCATCGCCCATTAGAAATTATGCAGCACTTATTTAGATGCTCAAATAAATACGTAGTTATACTCATTCCTTTCCAAGAACGAATGCGATTTGATGAACATTTTTATACTTTTGAGTATAGCGATTTCCCTTTAGAAAATGGGGGGTTTTCGCTTGTGTATGCAAGAGAATATGATTGCTCACAAGTAGAGAATATCTTTTGGTCAGGTAAACAGTTACTGGTTATTTATCAAAGAAAAAATAATCACTCTAAAAGACAGCTATCGTTACATGATTTTGTGGGTGATCTTTCTGAAAACTATAACTCCCTAAGTATAAAGTTTAAAGATATTAATTCTTCATATGCAAGAGTTGAAAACCTAATAGAAGCGCTTTCTGACAAGCAGGCTGAAATAGTAAAAGATTACGAAATAAAACTGAGAATGGCTCAGCAGCAATTATGGGAAGAACAAACCTCAAAAGGAAAATTGGAAATCACCTTAGAGAATGAGAGACAAAAGCGTCAGATATTAGAGGATCAAGAGAAGTGGCTACTTAATGAAAATTATCAATATTCTTATGAACTAAAAAAAATATATGCGTCTGGGTTTTGGAAATTGGCGTTAGCATACTATAAAGTGCGTGATCATACTCCGGTTATAAAGCATGGATTTAAAGCCCTAAGATTCATTAAGAATCATGGATTTAAAAACTTTTATAAAGTATGTCGACATAAGTTAAAGACAAGAGGGAATCAGACAAAACTAAACGAGCTGGAAACGAATCAATTAGAATCGATATATTCTAAATTGGTAGAGCAGTATAAGAACAAGGAGATCAAAGGCGTTGCCATAATCCCTTCTGCATTTCCATTTGATGAGCTCTATAACCAACGTACAATTAATTTAGCAAAATATCTTTCACAGCAGAAAATTGCATGCCTTTTTTTAGTCTGGCAATGGAAAAGAGATGAAATTACTGACCGGCCATTTGAAGTCGTTTACCCTCATGTCTATAGCATACCAATGTATTCCATAATTGATCGTCCTGAACAGCTAGTTCTATTAGAAGAAATTAAATTTAAATATGCTTTTTACAATACGCCATCTTCTTCTTATATGGATTTTATACCAAGTGTTAGAGAACATGGTTTTAAATTAATATATGACATTATGGATGATTGGGAAGAGTTCTATAAAGTAGGACAAGCTCCGTGGTACAGTGGTGAAGCAGAGGAAAGCTTAGTGCTACAATCCGATCTTGTTATAGCGGTTTCCGAGCCACTCCTATCTAAATTTAAGTTTTTGAGAAATGATATAAAATGTATTGGAAATGGTTTCTATGCAGACTTGCTTGGAGATTCCAATGTTTCCTGCAAGAAGCCAAATGGGAAGAGCATTATTCATATTGGCTATTTCGGTCATTTAACAGAATCATGGTTTGATTGGGATATACTCTTTGATATGGCAGAGAATAATAATAACATTATGCTTCATATTATTGGTTATGGTGCTTCTGAAGCAATCTTAGGCAGATTAAAGAAATATAAGAATATTTCTTATTATGGGAAAGTAAAGCCTGATGAATTGATAAAACATGTGAGGAATTGGCATGTGGGGATAATTCCATTTAAACAAAGCACACTTTCTCTTGCTGTAGATCCAATCAAGGTCTATGAATATCTGTATTTTGGACTGCCTACGGTTGTTACTGGTATTCCACACCTACAGAAATATCCAAATGTGATAGTTGTAGAAAATGATGCGGATAATTTCATGAATGCAGTCCAAATGAGCTATGATAACGTAGTGAGAGAAACTATTGACTATAGAATTATACAAGAGTTCCTAGAGGAGACGAAATGGGAGAAACGCTTTGAATCTTTTATAGCTGAAGACGATTCTAGTAACTTTGTGAGGTTATATAGAAATGAATAA
- a CDS encoding LTA synthase family protein, producing the protein MSILKKHHPSVFFPLIIFILAESLFAGGIIKFTQWLIHEPIYALLSFIIIFSSINIFYLFKPLIYKSIAIILSLFLIIIAFISHTKYQYRGDIVTPSDIFLLNEASDISSYLNISLYIKLSSYLLLFFIISLLLIINKNRPLNFQKRIFLSVGAIIILLTFVIWVGPYMKSEKQVTILPGKNSTGYITGILSDFISTSNMNDSDYNKNRIAEINNALPINSENKEFKPNVIMVLSEAFWDPTQVDTIKFAEDPLPFFHSLAKNYSSGQILSPVFGGATANPEFESLTGLSTRFIDDPTPYVQSIKRPLDSLASIFKKYGYESSVIHSYHNWFYNRPNVYQYLGFDKFISGEFFNTPTMIGPFMDDKDLYDSVLREMQTTENPNFIYTITMLNHGPYKPNRFQDKKGNTDIVSGELSESSSDILNAYSHSLKYVDQALEELINNLNKINEPTILVFFGDHLPLLGEDYAVYKELNYFKDSEDLLDYQRKFTTPIVVWNNFGAEKEDIGIQSTNFIGEYVLNLSEKQGNNIFSSLSQLRQKGVTVIPEEQYYEDFQVNSTDFENFKLLQYDVLFGKDYSKTNPKQTTLLKRGSSDLKIDSTTPSKIITGVKFYTSEGPSVLNIQGSGFIQESSFFDFIKGSQIYINNEPYDTIYSNENLISTVIPEELYNKPDEISIDVRITDTKGSVLSESNQLIIPILDQENITPIIKWAEPGNIIKHTPFNEVNGKSYLKLAGEGFTNDSKIFINNIPMESTIEDNGYIQCFVPNEFYNQPTVWTVNVRTGSKQSNELSLYVTD; encoded by the coding sequence ATGTCTATTCTAAAAAAACATCATCCGTCTGTCTTCTTCCCTCTAATCATATTTATACTAGCTGAAAGTCTATTCGCAGGAGGAATTATTAAGTTCACCCAATGGTTAATTCATGAACCCATTTATGCCCTACTATCTTTTATAATTATTTTTAGTTCAATAAATATTTTTTATTTATTTAAGCCTTTAATTTATAAATCTATTGCAATTATTTTATCTTTATTTCTAATTATTATAGCTTTTATTAGTCATACCAAATATCAATATAGAGGGGATATAGTAACACCATCAGATATCTTTTTACTTAACGAAGCATCTGATATTTCCAGTTATTTAAATATCTCCTTGTACATAAAATTATCATCTTATCTTTTATTATTTTTCATAATTAGTTTGCTATTAATCATAAATAAGAATCGACCATTAAACTTCCAAAAGAGGATATTCTTATCCGTAGGGGCTATCATAATTTTATTAACTTTTGTAATTTGGGTAGGACCTTATATGAAATCCGAGAAACAGGTGACTATTCTCCCTGGTAAAAATAGCACTGGATATATAACTGGAATATTAAGTGACTTTATTAGTACAAGTAATATGAATGACTCTGATTATAATAAAAATCGTATTGCCGAAATTAATAATGCACTACCTATTAATAGTGAAAACAAAGAATTTAAGCCTAATGTAATTATGGTTCTATCAGAGGCATTCTGGGACCCAACCCAAGTAGATACTATTAAATTTGCTGAAGATCCTCTTCCGTTTTTCCATAGTTTGGCCAAGAATTATTCAAGCGGACAAATCCTTTCTCCTGTATTTGGTGGTGCAACAGCTAACCCAGAATTTGAATCATTAACTGGACTCTCTACACGCTTTATAGATGATCCTACACCCTATGTACAATCAATTAAAAGGCCATTGGATTCATTAGCAAGTATTTTCAAAAAATACGGGTATGAAAGTAGCGTAATTCACAGTTATCATAACTGGTTTTACAATAGGCCTAATGTATATCAATACCTAGGTTTTGATAAATTTATTAGTGGCGAATTCTTTAATACACCTACCATGATTGGTCCTTTTATGGATGATAAAGATTTGTATGATTCAGTATTACGAGAAATGCAAACTACTGAAAACCCGAATTTCATTTATACTATTACGATGTTAAATCATGGACCATATAAACCAAATCGGTTTCAGGATAAAAAAGGAAATACAGATATAGTAAGTGGAGAATTGAGTGAATCCTCAAGTGATATATTAAATGCCTATTCACATTCCCTTAAGTATGTAGACCAAGCCTTGGAAGAATTAATTAATAATTTAAATAAGATTAATGAACCAACCATCCTTGTGTTCTTCGGAGACCATTTGCCTTTACTAGGAGAAGACTATGCGGTGTATAAAGAATTGAATTATTTTAAAGATAGCGAGGATCTGCTTGACTACCAGCGGAAGTTTACGACACCTATCGTTGTATGGAATAATTTTGGAGCAGAAAAGGAAGATATCGGAATACAGAGCACCAATTTTATAGGAGAGTATGTATTAAATTTAAGTGAGAAACAAGGTAACAATATTTTTTCTTCTTTAAGTCAGCTAAGACAAAAAGGGGTTACTGTTATTCCTGAAGAACAATACTATGAAGATTTCCAAGTTAATTCTACTGATTTTGAAAATTTCAAGCTACTGCAATACGACGTATTGTTTGGTAAAGATTACAGCAAAACTAATCCTAAACAAACTACCTTACTTAAGAGAGGAAGTTCAGATCTTAAGATCGATTCAACTACCCCGAGTAAGATTATAACTGGTGTAAAATTCTATACATCTGAAGGTCCTTCTGTATTAAACATCCAAGGTTCTGGATTTATACAGGAAAGCTCCTTTTTTGATTTTATAAAAGGGAGTCAAATTTATATTAATAATGAACCCTACGACACGATCTATTCAAATGAAAATTTAATAAGTACTGTTATACCAGAAGAATTATACAATAAACCTGATGAAATAAGCATAGATGTACGTATTACTGATACCAAAGGTTCGGTCCTCTCAGAATCTAACCAATTGATAATCCCTATACTAGATCAAGAGAATATAACCCCCATAATTAAATGGGCAGAACCAGGAAATATTATAAAGCATACACCATTTAATGAGGTGAATGGCAAGTCTTATCTGAAATTAGCTGGAGAAGGCTTTACAAATGATAGTAAAATTTTCATCAACAACATTCCTATGGAGAGCACAATAGAAGATAACGGTTATATACAGTGTTTCGTTCCAAATGAGTTTTATAATCAACCAACCGTTTGGACAGTAAATGTTAGAACAGGGTCTAAACAGTCGAACGAACTAAGTTTATATGTAACTGACTAG
- a CDS encoding O-antigen ligase family protein translates to MSNPVYGNTTKTKGSIKPKNQRSMLEWLLVGGLVLFLIWAPFQIALFNGQMLNFEKPLYWAVLISTLLMFLWIANYYKVIKLETQRDWLLVAVLLLPLTYVLSLISAASEYLAMNMILIQCIYTVIFAIAVVILQNKQINHIIHLAILGISYVIVGFGLMNWLGASHLAANLVGWFTGAVQNGIYVDAVMVDSNGPRLTSVFQYANTYAAFLMALLFASIFSLVKSKKWIGQLTHSFMLVSIIISLLLTLSRTGLVLLPVVFVVLLLFLKPAKQILWIIYCLIAGGATIAVLNPITTAGLKLHEEYSTSVALDGWMRLLVASIITAVLAWVIQKYLAPRLTNGVQYWANRKYSNLWIPVGSSVIAGVVGGLLLGTGMKSILPQSIQIRLENINFNQHSVLERFTFYKDAMKLLGDYPIIGAGGGAWATLYETYQNNPYTSRQAHNFFMQYLVEVGIIGFIIFMSFMIFIIYKYVKGYIRSSEENRESHFLYFIITFSILTHSILDFNMSYVFMGILVFLGLGGMATVMDNKPVKKLRFTGGGSRYMYLGVVGVLSIIVMFTSVRYLQSSYAALEAQQVAQNSQSFEEIKSALDKDLSIRKTHPDSLQLMAEIYQQVYIQTQDEQFYNEGIAWLERGIAAEPYNKNMLKQQISLYQANGENEKAFAIQNEKAKNFNWDITWYETLISQAHDFGYQALGNQDNEKKEKYFKAGLDAYEHVKQGIEHLKTLPEGQLQGRAFEITPSIALSAGKIEFMQNQPAEAASTLKQGLKEDMSDPTNQEVARWYLASLQKAGQTDEEIMNQLIAVQPEAKQQVDQLANVNF, encoded by the coding sequence TTGTCAAATCCAGTATACGGCAATACTACTAAAACAAAAGGTAGTATTAAGCCGAAGAATCAACGATCTATGCTTGAATGGCTCCTTGTTGGAGGCCTTGTTTTGTTCCTGATCTGGGCACCGTTCCAGATTGCTTTGTTTAACGGTCAGATGTTGAATTTCGAAAAGCCTCTCTATTGGGCTGTCCTTATCTCCACCCTGCTCATGTTCCTATGGATCGCAAACTATTACAAAGTGATTAAGCTAGAAACGCAGAGAGATTGGCTTCTTGTAGCTGTCTTACTGTTACCTCTGACTTATGTACTTTCTCTTATCTCAGCAGCATCCGAATATCTAGCAATGAATATGATACTTATCCAGTGCATTTATACGGTGATTTTTGCCATTGCAGTGGTTATTCTCCAAAACAAACAAATTAATCATATCATACATTTGGCAATTTTGGGGATTTCGTATGTTATTGTCGGATTTGGTCTAATGAACTGGCTGGGTGCATCCCATTTAGCCGCAAATTTAGTCGGATGGTTTACGGGTGCTGTCCAGAATGGAATATATGTAGATGCTGTTATGGTCGATTCCAACGGACCGCGGCTTACATCGGTATTTCAATACGCAAATACATATGCAGCTTTCCTTATGGCTCTGCTATTTGCATCCATCTTTAGTTTGGTGAAATCAAAGAAATGGATTGGCCAGTTAACTCACAGCTTCATGCTTGTGTCCATTATTATCTCGTTACTACTTACGTTATCGAGAACAGGACTTGTCTTGTTGCCAGTTGTTTTTGTAGTACTTTTGCTCTTCTTAAAACCAGCAAAACAAATTTTATGGATTATATATTGTCTTATAGCTGGAGGGGCTACGATTGCCGTACTTAATCCAATTACGACAGCGGGTCTGAAGCTACACGAAGAATATTCTACCTCCGTTGCTTTAGACGGTTGGATGCGCCTTTTAGTTGCATCTATTATTACAGCGGTCCTTGCGTGGGTTATCCAAAAGTATCTGGCACCTCGCCTGACGAATGGTGTGCAGTACTGGGCAAACCGAAAATATTCAAATTTATGGATTCCGGTAGGTTCTTCTGTAATTGCAGGAGTTGTTGGAGGTTTACTTTTAGGAACTGGAATGAAGAGTATTTTGCCGCAAAGTATTCAGATTAGACTTGAGAACATTAACTTTAACCAGCATAGTGTGCTTGAACGTTTTACTTTTTATAAAGATGCGATGAAACTACTCGGTGATTATCCGATCATTGGTGCGGGCGGGGGAGCTTGGGCTACGCTGTATGAAACATATCAGAATAACCCATACACGAGCCGTCAGGCTCATAACTTTTTCATGCAATATCTTGTGGAAGTCGGTATTATAGGTTTCATCATTTTTATGAGCTTTATGATTTTCATTATTTATAAGTATGTCAAAGGATATATCCGGTCCTCGGAAGAGAATAGAGAGTCACATTTCCTATATTTCATTATTACTTTCTCTATTCTTACTCACAGTATTTTGGACTTTAATATGAGTTATGTATTTATGGGAATCCTCGTATTCCTAGGTTTAGGCGGAATGGCTACGGTTATGGATAATAAACCGGTGAAAAAACTCCGTTTTACAGGTGGTGGATCGCGGTATATGTACCTTGGTGTTGTAGGGGTCTTGTCTATCATCGTAATGTTTACCTCGGTACGTTACTTGCAGTCTAGCTATGCTGCATTAGAAGCACAACAAGTTGCACAAAACAGCCAATCTTTCGAAGAAATTAAATCAGCTTTGGATAAAGATTTATCTATACGTAAAACACATCCTGATTCATTGCAACTTATGGCCGAAATTTATCAGCAAGTCTATATTCAAACTCAAGACGAACAATTTTACAATGAGGGCATAGCTTGGCTGGAACGCGGAATTGCTGCAGAGCCTTATAACAAAAATATGTTGAAGCAACAGATTTCCCTTTATCAGGCTAATGGAGAAAATGAGAAAGCTTTTGCCATTCAAAACGAAAAAGCCAAAAATTTCAACTGGGATATCACCTGGTATGAAACACTGATTAGCCAAGCTCACGATTTTGGATATCAGGCACTCGGGAATCAAGATAATGAGAAAAAGGAAAAGTATTTCAAAGCAGGGCTAGATGCATACGAACATGTGAAACAAGGAATTGAACATTTAAAAACATTGCCTGAAGGACAGTTACAAGGTAGAGCATTTGAAATCACGCCTTCCATCGCCCTAAGTGCAGGTAAAATTGAATTTATGCAGAATCAGCCTGCTGAAGCTGCATCAACACTGAAACAAGGACTCAAAGAAGATATGAGCGACCCAACCAATCAAGAAGTTGCTAGATGGTATCTCGCTTCCTTACAAAAAGCAGGGCAGACAGACGAAGAGATAATGAATCAACTCATTGCTGTTCAGCCCGAAGCAAAACAACAAGTGGATCAATTGGCTAATGTCAATTTCTAA
- a CDS encoding ABC transporter ATP-binding protein has product MIEVKNLTKIYKIYEKPSDRLKETFFPEKKRHKQFHALQDISFKISKGETVGIIGKNGSGKSTLLKILSGVLNSTSGEIKVDGKVSAILELGAGFNLEYTGRENIYLNGTLQGKSRKEMDAKMDRILSFADIGHFIEQPVRTYSSGMFARLAFAVAINVDPDILIVDEALAVGDMKFQAKCFRKFEELRDNGVTILFVGHDVSSIRKFCDRTMWIHNGELIAFGDTLSVTAEYMEYMNSENNKASMLIAKNTMDKVSDEDQTSTEESESLNDAINRWGSQPNLIRQVKVINEKGSTMNTIMYGETIRVVVSFVLPEKCDIDNISVAISFKNTMGLDLLVYTTHDNKSERQNFNQGMNHLIFEFINYFTEGDLILVSAIEDRSSIQPEYFDYIEGAQFLKSITESQLFGIMHTPVRNYLRK; this is encoded by the coding sequence ATGATAGAAGTCAAAAATTTAACCAAAATTTATAAAATATATGAGAAACCTTCTGATAGGTTAAAAGAAACATTCTTCCCTGAAAAAAAAAGACATAAACAGTTTCACGCTCTTCAAGATATATCTTTTAAGATTAGTAAAGGAGAGACAGTAGGGATTATAGGTAAGAATGGATCGGGTAAATCAACTTTACTTAAAATTCTTTCTGGTGTTCTCAATTCAACAAGTGGGGAAATTAAGGTTGATGGTAAAGTCTCAGCCATACTAGAATTAGGCGCTGGATTTAATCTTGAATATACTGGAAGAGAAAATATTTATTTGAATGGTACTCTCCAAGGTAAGAGTAGAAAAGAAATGGATGCAAAAATGGATCGAATATTATCATTTGCTGACATTGGCCATTTTATTGAGCAACCCGTAAGGACTTATTCTAGTGGAATGTTTGCTCGTTTGGCTTTTGCAGTTGCGATAAACGTTGACCCTGACATTCTTATAGTGGATGAGGCATTAGCTGTAGGAGATATGAAATTTCAAGCTAAGTGTTTTCGAAAATTTGAAGAGCTAAGGGACAATGGGGTCACTATTTTATTTGTTGGACATGATGTCTCAAGTATTAGAAAATTTTGCGATCGAACAATGTGGATTCATAATGGAGAATTAATTGCTTTTGGGGATACTTTATCTGTTACAGCAGAATATATGGAATATATGAATTCGGAGAACAATAAAGCTAGTATGCTAATAGCAAAAAACACTATGGATAAGGTATCTGATGAAGATCAAACAAGTACAGAAGAGTCAGAGAGTTTGAACGATGCTATTAATCGATGGGGGAGTCAACCTAATTTAATTCGGCAAGTAAAGGTAATTAATGAAAAGGGCTCAACTATGAATACGATTATGTATGGAGAAACGATTAGAGTTGTAGTTAGTTTTGTTCTTCCAGAGAAATGTGACATTGATAATATTTCAGTTGCGATCTCCTTTAAAAATACAATGGGGTTAGATTTGTTAGTGTACACAACCCATGATAACAAAAGCGAAAGACAAAATTTCAATCAAGGAATGAATCATTTAATATTTGAATTTATTAATTATTTTACTGAAGGCGATTTGATTCTAGTGTCAGCAATAGAGGATCGTAGCTCTATACAACCTGAGTATTTTGATTATATAGAAGGAGCACAATTTTTGAAATCTATTACTGAAAGTCAGTTGTTCGGTATTATGCATACGCCAGTTCGGAACTATTTACGGAAGTAG
- a CDS encoding ABC transporter permease produces the protein MNLKVYITDLIIERRMLWELSKKDLRLRYLGSSLGVFWAIINPILLILIYWFVFQVGLRSFPVGDIPYILWLLAGITPWFFFSESLSAATYSIEQNSFLVKKIVFKTHLLPIVKIMSSLFIHCLFVMLTFLVFAVYGVGIDMYLLQIFYYSFALILFTIGLSWITSALHVFLKDVGQVVSVILQFGFWLTPIFWSFNMVPQKFEFLFKLNPVFYIVEGYRDTFINKIWFWEHYNTTLFFWVVTFLLMIIGSKLFKKVSPHFADVL, from the coding sequence ATGAACTTAAAAGTATATATTACTGATTTAATTATAGAAAGAAGGATGCTATGGGAGCTCTCTAAAAAGGACTTGAGGTTAAGATACTTAGGGTCGAGCTTAGGAGTGTTTTGGGCGATTATAAATCCTATACTGCTTATCTTAATATATTGGTTTGTTTTCCAGGTGGGGTTAAGATCATTCCCTGTGGGGGATATTCCTTATATTCTTTGGCTATTAGCAGGGATTACACCCTGGTTCTTTTTTTCCGAAAGCTTATCTGCAGCAACCTATTCTATTGAACAGAATAGTTTTTTAGTAAAAAAAATAGTTTTTAAAACTCACTTATTACCTATAGTTAAAATCATGTCATCTTTATTTATTCACTGCCTGTTTGTAATGTTGACATTTCTTGTTTTTGCGGTATATGGGGTAGGTATTGATATGTATCTATTGCAGATTTTCTACTATTCCTTTGCTTTAATCCTATTTACTATAGGTCTATCTTGGATTACTTCAGCTCTTCATGTATTTCTTAAAGACGTGGGTCAAGTTGTTTCAGTCATACTTCAATTTGGATTCTGGTTAACACCTATTTTTTGGTCATTCAATATGGTACCTCAAAAGTTCGAATTTTTATTTAAACTAAATCCTGTTTTCTATATTGTAGAAGGATATAGAGACACTTTTATTAATAAAATATGGTTCTGGGAACATTATAATACTACTTTATTTTTTTGGGTTGTAACTTTTCTTTTGATGATCATTGGATCTAAATTATTTAAAAAAGTCAGTCCACATTTCGCAGATGTTTTATAA
- a CDS encoding glycosyltransferase has protein sequence MNKTKILGVYKWATMGGVERVLLNRAHAIQQNNLNIEYHIYFFFDSGGKEKFNQYLECNNLTDIMKIVDYIDNDYYDYVLSIDTPEIFEFVEPSKLFMECHTSYKSNRSYLKTLDSRIKGILVPSEQFKKELEEELSEDLRNKLIVISNSVHVKDSSTKYSKIYNKTPILYVGRLDKLKNIEELVKIISSYNSYSDELILILAGPIIEHDINLKETLEKHKMLNRTIYLPPVDFDRVGELLHFVKKNRGIFMSASISESYGLSVAEAMKVQLPVLAYDNQAHYSLLNGDQTFLFEGKDLQQAHKKLEYILSHYDSCSQKIEIYSQSLEYDFTEQWISLFT, from the coding sequence ATGAATAAAACTAAAATACTAGGTGTGTATAAGTGGGCAACCATGGGTGGTGTAGAAAGAGTTCTTTTGAATAGGGCACATGCAATTCAGCAGAATAATCTAAATATAGAGTATCATATTTATTTTTTCTTTGACAGCGGGGGAAAAGAAAAGTTTAATCAATATCTGGAATGTAATAATCTCACAGATATTATGAAAATAGTAGATTATATAGATAATGATTACTATGATTACGTTTTATCAATAGATACTCCAGAAATATTTGAATTCGTAGAACCAAGTAAGTTGTTTATGGAATGCCATACTTCTTATAAGTCCAATCGAAGCTATCTTAAAACATTAGATTCTAGGATAAAAGGAATATTAGTTCCTTCCGAGCAATTTAAAAAGGAGCTCGAGGAAGAACTTTCTGAAGATCTGCGTAATAAGCTGATAGTTATATCTAACAGTGTCCATGTGAAAGATAGTAGCACTAAGTATTCAAAAATTTATAATAAGACACCGATTCTTTACGTAGGCAGATTGGACAAGTTAAAAAATATAGAAGAATTAGTTAAGATTATTTCTTCATATAATAGCTATTCGGATGAGCTAATACTTATATTGGCGGGTCCTATTATAGAACATGATATTAACTTAAAAGAAACCCTTGAAAAACATAAAATGTTAAACAGGACCATATACTTGCCACCTGTAGACTTTGACAGAGTAGGTGAACTATTACACTTTGTGAAAAAAAATCGTGGAATATTTATGTCGGCCTCTATCAGCGAAAGTTATGGTCTATCTGTCGCCGAGGCTATGAAAGTACAGCTTCCTGTATTGGCATATGATAATCAAGCACATTATAGTCTATTAAATGGAGATCAAACCTTTTTGTTCGAGGGCAAAGATCTGCAACAGGCTCATAAGAAATTAGAATATATTTTGTCTCATTACGATTCCTGTTCCCAAAAGATCGAGATATACTCACAGTCTCTAGAATATGACTTTACAGAACAATGGATTTCACTCTTTACTTAA